Below is a genomic region from Triticum dicoccoides isolate Atlit2015 ecotype Zavitan chromosome 5A, WEW_v2.0, whole genome shotgun sequence.
TCATAAGCAACAGCAACTAGTTGGCCAGTCCACACAACCAGTTACTGTCCTTCACCTGATCCACCTGATGCTGCTGCTCTATCTTGAAGAAACATCTGTCTGTCCTCTTTCATCTTATTCACGATCTCGAGTACCTTTGGGTTATGGAAACGGTCCCTAACATACTTCTTTTCCTCTGCCTGTATTTCTTTGATAGCGCTTGGATATGGATTTGGAGGTGGTGGCTTTCCTTCTCTGCGTGCAATTTGTTTCAGTTCCTTGTATGCTAGCTTCTTTGCTTTTTTCTCTGCTCCATACTCCATCTGCCAAAGGATGTTAGTCATGCAAAGAGTTATAACTCTATACCTTGAGATTTGGACAGAGCAGGACCAATAATTGGATTACTGCTCCATCAGAGAAACAAATGATATATTTTAGAAGAGGAAAATTACATCTGCTACAGCCATTGCATCATCTTCATTGACTCCCTGTTCTTTCAACTCTAAGACACGCCAAGCAAAAACTCTTGCTGGCGGTGGATCAAACCCGCTTATCCTGAAAGAATTGGCTAGCTATTAAATTTTGTGTACAGTATGACACAAAAAGTGGGGAAAGACAATATCTGGGAGTGAAACAGAAGGGCAATGTTGACACCATCAACAGTCAGAAAAAGGAGTTGCTAGTCTGTACATGTACAATTGTACCTCCTTCAAACAAAAGCTTTTTTCGACTAATGCATCATTATGTAGTTGTATTAATCAGTTCAAAGGAAAAATAAGGCGAGCATCAAGTATCAaagtaactactccctccgttcagaaataggcagcgtggtcttagttcaaattGCATGgtcttagttcaaatttgaaatgatTCTCATTAACCTCTCAAAAGGAAATTGTAAACAAAATGGAAGAAAGGCCAAACACATTCACATCCTCAATTCTGGAGCCTTATCAAACTTGTATACTTTACAGTCATGATTGTAATGATAGATATAACAAGAAAATTACTTTATTGCATCATGGTAGAGTGAATCAGGATGCCTTCTGAAGAACCTCTTGACATAGACATCCTCTGGCAGTTCTATCTTCTCGATTTTACCATCAGTTCTAGGGAATGTGACTGGAGGTGCCCTAATAAAAAAGCAACATGTGTTTCAAAGAAAAAACAAGCAACATGAATATAATGTAGAGAGAATTAGCGCATAGAAGAATAGGACAAACATCTTCAGTTCACAAATATTCAAGTTTACAGCAAATGGCAATTAAACCCAATTAGACAAACTTAATGCAGGAACCCTTCAGCCACAAATATCTTCTGCCTTCCCCAGATAGGAGATTTGATCAAGATCATGAAGGAAGAAAACAATACGGCCAAGGAAACCTGTTCACCTAACTATTAAATGGAGCAGTGGAGCACATCGATAAATAACGCCAAGATAAATAAATCATAGACCAAGTGGATGATGTAAACCCCCTATGGCACTGCATAGTGTGATCAGTTCACAAATGTTCCAGATGAAAAGGTAGGGCAGAGTTCGTTCTGTTTCACACAAACCACTCACAGCCAATGATCAACGTAAAAAATGTGGGATATTTGGATCGAGCATAACTGAAATAAGATGACAGATTTAACATTTTGGTGTGGAGTTTGAAGCTTGCCTAGGAAATGTATGCGCGTTTGCCACACAGTGCAAATAAATAAACTGTAAAAAACATGTTAGTCTGGTTGAAAAGCAAAACAGAGCACAGTTCGCTCTAGAAAATGGGGCTACATTGATTTACAATAATTCTGCATTCTTTCATCTAATATAAGTAACCATGAGAATCAAATGATAAAGGAAATGCAATCATCTATATGGATTGTAAGAGCGTAAATCAGAATATCGAGCCACCGACAGATGATGTTGTGGGCAATACCAAATCTAGTTTTACCAACTATACTGATAATCAACCGTATATGGAGGACAAATGCGATGAGTAGATCACCAAGGTTGGATCTCTCATTTCCACACAATTCACCGCACCAACATCAAACGGCCGGAGCAAAAACATAGCGGAAGTGGAGAGGCGGGGCTAGGGATCGAGAGAGTACTGACTGCTCCATGGCCTTGAGCCAGGCAGGGGCGGGCTTGGCCAGCCCCTTCACCAGTTTCCTCGTCTTCGTCAGCAGGTCGCCTCGCATGTACGACATCTCGCCTTCACAGCCGGTGGGCGgtggccgcctccgccgccgctgcaaCCGCGAGTGGGAGGAAATGCCGGCGAGATGGTGGCGGGATCGTTTTCCTTCTCGCCTTCGTGGCTAGGTCAAGAAGACCACCTAAATGGGCCGGGCTGAAGACGAACGGTCCGTTTCCTTCTCACGCGAAAGACGAATGGGCCCAAATGAGCCCAGTCTTATAGTTTATTCTTTCACTGCCCCTCTCTGGCTCTGGAATTTTCTAGAACCCTAGCACGATTCCCAAAACCCAaagctcctcctcatcctcttccatgGCGCTGGCGTCCGTGCTCCCGCTCCTCCTCGTCCCCCGTCCCATCGTCTCTCCGAGGCCCACTGCAGCGGGccgcttcctctccctctccgctcccctgTCCACCGCCGCTCCCGCCCCTGCCCCCGTCGAGCCCCTGAAGGCCGGCGGCCGCCTCGCGCGGCTCCAGCCGCTCCACGCAGCCTCCTGCTGCAACTCCGCCTCCGCAGCAGCATCTGGAGGAGTGGAGGCGGCCCGGGCGAAGGGCTTGCAGCTCGTGGCCTGGTGATTCCGTTGGACCTCTTCTTCATTCCTTGGGAATTTTCCCGCGTGGGTTCTGATGCTTCAGTAGAATACTGACACTGGGTGTGTTGAAATGGCCGCGACAGGTACCTTCTGTCTCTTGACAAGCATCCGGTGGCGACCAAGGCTGTCACTTCTGCTGTGCTGACTCTGGCCGGGGACCTCATCTGCCAGGTTCGTCGATGCCAACGCTATTAGTTGCTGCCTTAGAGTGTGGTATTATGCAATGCAGCATGGGTTCGGTAGTGGTTTGTTGGTTAATTGCCGAGCCATGGTTTCAAGATGCGACCTCTTGTTCAGTTCTGTTTGGAGCTTCTTGTATGGTGAATGATTACCTCACAATTCTTCAGGAACTAGATCAGTCAATGTAATATTGCACACAAAGAAGAGTCTGAATGTTAAACATGCTGAACGCAATCTTATTGAAATGAATTTAGTCACAAGCAAAATTGTACGGGTAAAATCAGGGTGGAAGAGTGTATTTATGCATGTACCACCTCGGTCCGGGTTTATTGGGCCTCCTCGTATTTTGAGCCAAACTTTGACCATATGTAAAACTAACAAAATACAAATTATGTGATATTAAAAGTATATTGCTTGATTTGTACTTGAAAGAGGTTTCCTATAGTATAATTTTTGTGATATACAAtttacattttattagttaaatttatggtcaaactttAGCCCAGAATAAAgagggcctaataaacccggacggaggtagtcgtAATGTAGTCTGGTAATGGCAAGCCGGAACTATTATTCATTCAAGAATGGACCAGTATCACGATTTTGCCATATGTCTTGTATTGTAAATTATATACATGCTTGCCTTCTATTCCATATATGTCTGCTACTAGTCTACTAGTGAATCATTCACCTTGTAGTTAAGTGCAGATGTAGTTTAGCAGTAAAGAGAAAACCCAAACTTTGTGCTGCGTGATGCATGCTTGTGTAAGTCTGATCGTGCACGAGCACCATCCCTTCTTAGTTTTGATGTGAAATTTACTAGGACGAGCAGACGTGAAATTGACAATCCTTCATCTACTTTTTCTTTTGTTGAAGCTTCTAATTGATAAAGTGCCAGAGCTAGACctgaagagaacatttgtgttcacGTTATTGGGACTTGTCCTGGTGGGGCCAACGTTGCATTTCTGGTAATCTTGTCTTGTCTATTCTGCAGAAATTATGGTGATCAGTAGTTAGTGTCTGGTCTTGTTTGATTGATAATATGCCTTCATATGCA
It encodes:
- the LOC119300886 gene encoding uncharacterized protein LOC119300886 yields the protein MSYMRGDLLTKTRKLVKGLAKPAPAWLKAMEQAPPVTFPRTDGKIEKIELPEDVYVKRFFRRHPDSLYHDAIKISGFDPPPARVFAWRVLELKEQGVNEDDAMAVADMEYGAEKKAKKLAYKELKQIARREGKPPPPNPYPSAIKEIQAEEKKYVRDRFHNPKVLEIVNKMKEDRQMFLQDRAAASGGSGEGQ
- the LOC119300887 gene encoding protein sym-1-like, whose product is MALASVLPLLLVPRPIVSPRPTAAGRFLSLSAPLSTAAPAPAPVEPLKAGGRLARLQPLHAASCCNSASAAASGGVEAARAKGLQLVAWYLLSLDKHPVATKAVTSAVLTLAGDLICQLLIDKVPELDLKRTFVFTLLGLVLVGPTLHFWYLYLSKLVTISGTSGVISRLLLDQFVFSPVFIGVFMSLLVTLEGKPSLVVPKLKQEWFSSLIANWQLWIPFQFLNFYFVPQKLQVLAANFVALAWNVILSYKAHKKVIAE